A window of Staphylococcus sp. 17KM0847 contains these coding sequences:
- a CDS encoding DUF1641 domain-containing protein produces MAERITKIKRIEKSEAERKVESIAEVTDKIAENKDSILKMIDLVKNLDDAKILDALNGAVKQRGTITEKIVTELNKEQYAGFLHNIGQMVFVLGDLDTDELRILLNKVNKGVRVANQASPNARTSMKGLLGVLRDDEMNKSLTYFLNMLKGMSRL; encoded by the coding sequence ATGGCAGAGAGAATTACAAAAATAAAACGTATTGAAAAATCAGAAGCAGAACGAAAAGTTGAAAGTATTGCAGAAGTGACTGATAAGATTGCCGAAAATAAAGATAGCATTTTGAAAATGATTGATCTCGTTAAAAACTTGGATGATGCTAAAATTTTAGATGCGCTCAATGGTGCTGTGAAACAGAGAGGTACGATTACTGAAAAGATTGTTACAGAATTGAATAAAGAACAGTATGCAGGATTTTTGCATAATATTGGACAAATGGTCTTTGTTTTAGGAGATTTAGACACTGATGAATTACGCATTTTGTTGAATAAAGTGAATAAAGGTGTTCGTGTCGCAAATCAAGCCAGTCCAAATGCACGCACATCGATGAAAGGGCTGCTTGGTGTGCTAAGAGATGATGAAATGAATAAAAGTTTGACATACTTTTTAAATATGTTAAAAGGGATGTCTCGGTTATAA